ACAGCTGATCCTTTGACAGTGAATGTTATACCATTTATCTAACAAGAATACTTTTCTCCACCCGTCAGTCCCCCTCAAAACAATGCACCAACTGGGAGTACACAGACCCAGTCCCCTCCCAGCAACCCTTGCTGTGTGTCCCATGGGCGGCCCAGTGTGCTCCGATTGGTCACCAAGCAGGGGGACAACAAAGGAAGACAGTTCTACACCTGCTCGCTCCCCAGGGAGACACAGTGCAAATTCTTTGAGGTAAGAATTATGGTGGAATTGGTCTACATGTCCATTAGCAAAAGTAGATATGTGTTTGTTCAAACATAAACAAGTACATCCTGATTTACAGACATGGAAGACTATTAGACTGACCAGGAAAAACTGGTGCCTCagaatgactgtattctctcttaTGTCCTTAGTGGGCTGATACACACTTTCCATTCTGTAACCATGCAAAACGCTGCCTGATGAGGACTGTACTCAAACTAGGACCAAACAACGGCCGCAACTTTTACGTATGCAGTTTTCCAAAGGGCAAGCAGTGTGATTTCTTCCAGTGGGCAGAAAATGGTCCAGGAATCTCCATCCTTCCAGGTTGCTGATGAGAGGAAAGGGGCAAGATACAAAGACAAGAACTGTTTTGAACATCACTGCTTTTTGTACTGCTATTGATCCATTTTAGTGTAAAATGTTTTAATTAATCAATATATCACTTAAGTTCTTAAGCATCACCCTTGTTATAATATTAAAATCCATCACtgtcattaaataaataattgatcGCTTTCAATATAAACCATGGCTGTCATTTGAAATGTTATGAACTGCACAGCTTTTTGTATTATGAGTTTATTCATAAAATGTGAACTATTTCTGTATTTATGAAAACATTCAAACAGTTTAGATTAAAATCCATGGCTCATAAGACAACAAGTATTGATTGTCATAATTGATAGTGGCACAAGGGTACACATTACCTCAAATTAACATTGAATGGTTTTAAAAACAGTCAACTGATTGTAAAAGTGGAGATTTGGTCTTTGAGTTGTACACCACAAAATTAAATTTGGAGAAGCCAGGAACTTTGTTGCATGCAGCACCTTAGAAAGAAGACAGAACAATGGGTAAGCATTACATTTATCATAGTATTTATTATGACCATTGTAACCATAACTGGGTTAATCTAGAGAACTCACCATAGTGGCCTGTTGTGTTGGCACAGATGACAGCCCCAAAGAACCCTGGGTAATGTATCTTGATTCTGGAGATGGATGTCTTACAAGCAGTGGATGGATCTGTTCCTGTCTTCATTAGCTCAACAGCCAGGTAACTGCATTTGTAAACAAATTAAACACATTTCATTAGTATCTGGTTTTGGCATCTAGCACGTTTAGCGATGATAAGCCGTTTGCTAATCCTTAAAATATTAAATGTCAGCTGTGACTAAAAAGTACACCCAAATGTAGACAAAGCAGAAATGTGAGTCTTATCTGGGGTGTAATTCAGTGATGTAAAACGTTCTGagcgttgcagatagaaatataatgaatagagcTGACATGAGCTGACACTTCTATGACGATCATATTTTGTCTACACCATATgtttctatctgaacgttcttTAACGTTACATCCTTCCAAACATCTCTGCTAGAAGCCTGGATGGATACCTAGGTAGGAAGCGCATCATGACATCTCCATCTCCCGTTGCTGCCGCACCCCCTGCGGTGCTGTCGGCATAGGAGCCTGCTCCAGCGATGGGAGAGTCCCCTACACGCCTATAGGACAAATCAAGGAGATGTACAGGTATACTCATCGTCTATattcattatatacagtaccagctaagtttggacacctactcattcaagggttttctacattgtggactgccaagagtgtgcaaagctgtcaccaagacaaagggtggctactttgaagaatctcaaatataaaatatttagatttgacactttttttggttactacatgattgcatatgtgttatttcatagttttgatgtcttcactattattctacaatgtagaaaatagtaaaaataaagaaaaatccttgaatgagttgtctaaacttttttttttctcttaaaaaaaatcaaaaatcccccgagctgagaggctgctttttttgtgtgtgtgtgtccaaacttttcactagTACTGTACCAGTGtaccagaccccttgactttttccacatttgttatgttacagccttattctaaaatgtatttaaaatatatcatcctcagcaatctacacactataccccataatgacaaagcaaaaaccggtttgacatttttgcaaatgtattaaaaataaatatcaaataccttatttacataagtattcagacccttttgctatGAGTCTTGAagttgagctccggtgcatcctgtttccattgatcatccttgagatgtttctacaacttgattggagtccacctgtggtaaattcaaacgattggacatgatttggaaaggcacacacctgtctatataaggtccaacagttgacagtgcatgtcagagcaaaaaccaaaccatgtggacgaaggaattgtccatagagctccgagacaggattgtgtcgaggcacaggtctgggaaAGGGTGCGAAAACATTtcggcagcattgaaggtccccaagaacacagtggactccatgattcttaaatggaagaagtttggaagaatcaagactcttcctagagctggccacctggtcaaactgagcaatcgtgggagaagggccttggtcagggaggagacctagaacgtgatggtcactctgacagagctctagagttcttctgtggagatgggagaaccttccagaaggacaaccatctctgcagcactccaccaatcaggcttttatggtagtggccagacggaggccactattcagtaaaaggcacatgacaagcCGCTTGTagtttgcctaaaggcacctaaatactctcagaccatgagaaacaagattctctggtcagatgaaaccaagattgaactctttggtctgaattccaagcgtcacgtctggaggaaacgtggcaccatccctacggtgaagcatggtggtggcaacaacattctgtgggtatgtttttcagtctgggagactagtcaggattgagacaaagatgaacggagctaagtacagagcgatccttgatgaaaacctgctccagagcgctcaggacctcagactgggttggaggttcacctttcaacaggacaacgaccctaagcacacagccaagacaatgcaggagtggcttcgggacaagtatctgaatgtccttgagtggcccagccagagcccggacatgaacccgatttgaacatctctggagagacctgaaaatagctgtgcatcaacactctccatccaacctgacagagcttgagagtatctgcagagaagaatgggagaaactccccaaatacaggtgtgccaagcttgtagcatcatacccaagaagactcgagactgtaatcgctgccaaaagtgcttcaacaaagtatggcttaaagggtctgaatacttatgtaaatgtgatatttaagttgtttaatttttaataaattagcaaacatttctaaaaacctgtttttgctttgtaactatggggtattgtgagtagatgaaggaaaaaaacaataatcaattttacaataaggctgtaaacgtaacaaaagtcaaggggtctgaatactttctgaaggcactttaatTTTAAACAAGACATGCATACCCCGGGACCTTGTGGTTCGCTCCATTGGTTGATGTTCCTGCTGCAACTTGGCCATCTTTACCAATCACAATCATCCCTAATGTCAGGAAAAGTTACACAATATTAAATGTACAATTCTGATCTGAAGATCAAAGTTGACTATCGACCTCTACAAAACAATTCATTAATTTAATGAACTATACCAATAGTGTCATGTGCATGTATATCAATCTGTCGTTTTCTCTTTTGCCTCAGTGTGGCTCCAGGTTTGTATGGTCCACAGTATTGTGAAGGATCTGGGGAAACGTTCTGTTGATATTAAAGGGGAAAGATTAGTCAACATCAATTTGGGTTAAGACTGTTCTATCACAGCAGCCATAGACAAATAACACATTAGGTTGTTTGTGATTATATCCACAGTTCTGTAAAggatttttttattacatttttttttgtcatttagcagatgctcttatccagagcgattggCAGTAAAGCAAAGAGAAGGCTTCCAATTTAATGAAGATATTTTCTACTTCGACCAGCACACTACCTAAGCACCGTAATCTTTTGGCTATGGTTACCCAGCTTAATAGTAATTTAAGCAGCCGGTAGCCCAATATGCATAAGCATTGTATTGTCTACAGGGCTTTGGTTGTGCCAATGGTAACAGCATGTTGGGATAAACAATAGTCTCTTTCATACGTCCCCTAATGCATTATTCATAACATGGATGTCCATTTAATTCATTACTTTTTCAAACATGGTGATATTCTTACATTTTTTCAGTACAGTATAAATCAATATGATTATGGAAGCCTGCATGCATCTTTCATACAAGATAATGACAGACCAAAGCTATATTAGAAAACACACACCTTGCGATAATTGGGTTGGCAGTTGTCCTTCAACCACTGTGTGAAAATGCTGATAGATTTGTTGGTTGTAAGGTCTTCTGCAGTGAAGCCCATGTTCTCAGCAAAGACTGATGCTGTGTTGAACATGGTAGTGGGGTTAAAAATAACAATATAGGGTCAAAAGCAGCTAACAGCAATAAAATGTACTACTAACTGTATATGATGGAATGGTTAGCTGTAGGAGGCTACTGTATGTTAAAAGATATGTGATGAGTTACATGCAAAAGGAGTCATGTTTTTGCTGTGTCTGTCCCCTTAGCAAATAAAAGCCTATTTTGAATCCTGCAATACCTGACTCGCCCACCAGTAGTGTGTTGTCGGTGCGTTCCATCACGGCTCTGGCCACCCCAATTGCATTCTTGATTCTGCGTAGGTCTCCTACAGCGCCCACCTCCATTGTATTACTGCATCCACACAAAACCAGGAAACCTTTAATGAAGAATATTAATAATATTTCCAAAAAATTCCATGTCCCACTATAACTTAATTAAACATTGTATTGACTGAAATGGGATCAATTGGTTTTAGACACCCCTAAGCCCTACTCTACTGACTAGTTAGTGGGTATGACTTGCCCGTTCATGATCATGGCATCCAGggtggtctctcctctctcatctgggCTCCCTCCAAACCCCACACTGCCATCACACTGGTCAGCCTCGCAGCGGGCACAGCCCTTCTCCACGGCATCCAGCACAGAGCCCCCAGCCTGCAGAGCACTCCACGCTTtaagagagagagtcacagacagacagatgagtgTTTGACTTAGTAAGAATATTGCAGTCTTGCTACATTCTAGGAATAAGTCTACACATGAAAATAtgctttataaaaaaataaatggatgTGCTTCCTGATTCACCAATTCAACATGAATGGGTCCCAAGAGCATCATTTGAACATAAAATAATATGTTGGTTCCCACGCAACACACAAAATATGTAGCAGAGGTAGAACCTAGAAGCACACAATATTTAACTTTTTCACAGTATTTAGACATGATTTTGGTCACATATTATCAGAGTGCCAGACGGTACAGTCCCAATCCTGCCAGATAACATGACCATCTCAAGGGATTGCCCATAAAAAGGAATAGGCCTAGGTTGCCAAAGAACCATTTGGTCAATGATCCCCCCCAGTTGCCAAGGATTAGTATGCCAACTGGTGATATTTCGACAGCTTGGATTGT
This genomic stretch from Oncorhynchus tshawytscha isolate Ot180627B linkage group LG21, Otsh_v2.0, whole genome shotgun sequence harbors:
- the aga gene encoding N(4)-(beta-N-acetylglucosaminyl)-L-asparaginase; this translates as MHLCFILLFLLPFGHATLPLVINTWQFEHATAAAWSALQAGGSVLDAVEKGCARCEADQCDGSVGFGGSPDERGETTLDAMIMNGNTMEVGAVGDLRRIKNAIGVARAVMERTDNTLLVGESASVFAENMGFTAEDLTTNKSISIFTQWLKDNCQPNYRKNVSPDPSQYCGPYKPGATLRQKRKRQIDIHAHDTIGMIVIGKDGQVAAGTSTNGANHKVPGRVGDSPIAGAGSYADSTAGGAAATGDGDVMMRFLPSYLAVELMKTGTDPSTACKTSISRIKIHYPGFFGAVICANTTGHYGAACNKVPGFSKFNFVVYNSKTKSPLLQSVDCF